In one Acomys russatus chromosome X, mAcoRus1.1, whole genome shotgun sequence genomic region, the following are encoded:
- the LOC127185481 gene encoding melanoma-associated antigen 10-like, producing MDNPQDTHHSNLPDCPQAQWELDSAQATMAAAGEKEVTISEEVYSGGIPGSPQSPQRAPSPPVEVEMASIPGLPSDEASMEQVQDMQNPLSMLHSALNIKAYDLVYFLVSKYEMKELTSKGEMLEAVGREYEDYYPLIFSKASECLKLVFGIDMIEVDPVVHTYALAIALGLTYDGMHTPVEGMPKTGLLIVILGIIFMQGNRVREEVIWNMLKNVGLPNASDSYLCEDPRKLIFGDFVQEGYLEYRQVPGSDPPSYEFLWGPRAYAETTKMKVLGFFGSVAQTDPREYTEKYAEALREEIKRTQAWIAGRMTLLALTRSRSRAQAGPI from the coding sequence ATGGACAATCCCCAGGATACTCATCACTCCAACCTCCCAGACTGTCCTCAGGCCCAATGGGAATTAGACAGTGCCCAGGCCACCATGGCTGCAGCAGGGGAGAAAGAAGTCACCATCTCAGAGGAGGTGTATAGTGGTGGAATACCAGGTTCTCCCCAGAGTCCTCAGAGAGCCCCCTCTCCCCCTGTGGAAGTGGAAATGGCTTCCATTCCTGGGCTCCCATCTGATGAGGCGTCCATGGAACAAGTACAAGACATGCAAAACCCACTGTCAATGTTGCACAGTGCACTGAACATAAAAGCGTATGACTTGGTATACTTTCTGGTTTCCAAATATGAAATGAAGGAGCTCACTAGCAAGGGGGAGATGCTGGAAGCTGTTGGCAGGGAGTATGAGGACTACTACCCTCTGATCTTTAGTAAGGCCTCTGAGTGCTTAAAGCTGGTCTTTGGCATTGACATGATAGAAGTGGATCCTGTTGTCCATACCTATGCCCTTGCCATTGCCCTGGGGCTCACCTATGATGGGATGCACACTCCTGTCGAGGGCATGCCCAAGACAGGCCTCCTGATAGTTATACTGGGTATCATTTTCATGCAGGGAAACCGGGTCCGTGAGGAGGTGATCTGGAACATGCTAAAAAACGTAGGGTTGCCCAATGCGAGCGATTCTTACCTATGTGAGGATCCCAGGAAGCTCATCTTTGGGGATTTTGTACAGGAAGGGTACTTGGAATACAGGCAGGTGCCTGGTAGTGATCCTCCCTCCTATGAATTCCTCTGGGGCCCAAGAGCCTATGCCGAAACCACCAAGATGAAAGTCTTGGGGTTTTTTGGCAGCGTAGCTCAGACTGATCCCAGAGAATACACTGAGAAATATGCAGAGGCTTTGAGAGAGGAGATAAAAAGGACCCAGGCCTGGATCGCCGGGCGGATGACACTTCTGGCTCTGACCCGCTCACGCTCTCGTGCACAGGCAGGTCCCATCTAA